Proteins encoded by one window of Ruminococcaceae bacterium R-25:
- a CDS encoding 8-oxo-dGTP diphosphatase has protein sequence MKNNKRSTKEEIEFLKKYDASEFERPSVTADIVVLTLDSSDDLSILLIKRGEYPYKGCWAIPGGFLQAGKESIDEAAARELKTETNIDNVYLKQLYTFGNLGRDPRTTVISVAYTALVPKHMLDIKAGDDAQDARLFKIKYDVNGIVFTNEGLTITESDLAFDHNEIIKMAITRLRNRIDYEDDAFNLLKNKNEFTISELKRIYETIKNKSLDLPNFRKTFLRDYVSSGKATDLEKTVISKGKPARLYKLNEE, from the coding sequence ATGAAAAACAATAAGCGTTCAACAAAAGAAGAGATCGAGTTCCTTAAGAAGTACGATGCTTCAGAATTCGAGCGTCCTTCAGTCACGGCAGATATTGTGGTACTCACATTGGATTCCTCCGATGATCTCTCAATACTTCTGATCAAGCGAGGCGAATATCCGTATAAAGGCTGTTGGGCTATCCCGGGAGGTTTTCTCCAGGCAGGCAAAGAATCGATCGATGAAGCTGCTGCCAGAGAATTAAAGACAGAGACCAACATAGACAACGTCTATCTAAAGCAGCTCTACACTTTCGGCAATTTGGGAAGAGACCCCAGGACCACCGTCATATCAGTCGCTTACACTGCGCTTGTTCCAAAGCATATGCTAGACATCAAGGCAGGTGACGATGCCCAGGATGCAAGGCTTTTTAAGATAAAGTATGACGTGAACGGAATCGTCTTCACCAATGAAGGATTGACCATAACAGAAAGCGATCTGGCTTTCGATCACAACGAGATAATCAAGATGGCGATAACCAGATTAAGAAACAGAATAGATTACGAAGATGATGCATTCAATCTTTTAAAGAACAAGAATGAATTCACCATTTCAGAGCTCAAGAGGATCTACGAGACGATCAAGAACAAGTCATTGGATCTGCCGAATTTCAGGAAGACCTTCTTAAGAGATTATGTCTCATCAGGCAAGGCAACAGATCTCGAAAAGACCGTCATATCGAAAGGAAAGCCGGCAAGGCTATACAAACTTAACGAGGAATAA